gacttatattcccgaagaacagcctagaattatcaaccacctcacaataatctaaatcgtacggtagcgaaactagatattgcggaatcacaaacgatgagacgaagatgtttgtgatttctttttatctttccctgtcggagatataatatcaagtcaattattcaattgaactcgtacgatagaaaatggcaagatcagatcgctcaactacaagagaagtagtttcgtctggcttcacaatcccaatgaagtctttaagtcgttaacctacaggttatcgagaagaaacctaaggttaaaggagaatcgactctagcaaaaccaactagtatcacacatgaggtgtggggattagtttttctagttgctagatgtcttctttatatagttttcaaatcaaggtttgaatccaagttaccttggtaacaaagcattcaatattcaccattagatgaaaaacctgatttaaccaagataatatatttcaaccgttagatcgaaacttatcttgtcacacacaaatgaaatgtatttaatttaggtttgagtaaccatacctatacgtgtacacttagttggttcacaaatagttaaccaatggttagccatatgagcacttccatattaaccatattcatcttcatctttagagtagatttgggcttgttcggtttcCTTacgtgaagaacaggttaccgaactcatctgaaagtgtagttcggttactttttctaaacacgcaggttaccgaactcgctctttaatggaggtttttagttgttcggtaaacagacatgttaccgaactttgtttataggatttacatagtaatgttcggttggttcgcaaactttaacccaacagcatatctaaccgaactccacatgtttgcaattagtgaagagttcggtttgtcaagattttttgcgaacaaactgaacatagtgggacaagttcggttaaattgaaactcaacatagtagacaaaatagcacagttcggttacattggaatttttttttctttttgtaatatgggtagagttcggttactagatagttttagaattttttgcgaaccaaccaaacagagtaggcaaagttcggttaaatcataactcaacatagtgtgaaaaataacacagttcggttacagtgttttttttgtttttttctttgtattatgggtagagttaggttactaactagttttagaattttttggggaccaaccgaacacaatatattggttttcaatgaggagttcggttaaaactattttttgcgaaccaaccgaactcggagttcggttacgaaaaatgaaattcgtgataaccgaagtgttcttcgtgttcttggtttcagaatgttcggttacaaaactagtttttttaaaactattcctaaccgaacatgccacattaacttccatttaaaccatattttgatgatttctactcaattttcccaatgaaaaaacgaattaaaaagattgatgggtttttcaatccaACGAGGAACGTCAAAGAAAAAAGGgctttttgataaagtacccgTACTTTTCACATTACACTAAAAAAATGCCGCCGTTTTTTAGAAATTTTTCAAATGCCCTTCCttgaccgttttattcaaaaaacggGAAACGACAGTTAGCAGGCGTTAACCCTTAGGTGGCAGTGTCAAAAAGTCTAAAAAGCCCTTCCTACTGAGTCGAACCGAATCCACTTGAATGCCGAGTCAATAGAAAACACGGCCTTATCGGTTGTTTCACTGAGTTGAATCGGACCAATTCTGCACTGGGATCGGTCATTGGACTCTACGTCGTCCGAGTTCTGTTTGTTTCTCAGCCATTTGCCGTCTAGGTGCAGGCCTTCTTCCTGCAAACATTAACCTATCTGTTGTTCACACCTATTCTTCACCTAGTTCATCTTAAAAATCACCCACAGCTCAAAACAGACTCTCCCCTGCCGAACCCATCTCTTCCTTGAGTCAAACACCATTAACCTTCATCGCAGAATCAGTTTAACAACCCATTTCACCATCACCATACACACGGACTCGGCATCATCTTCTCAATCTTTCTCAATCAACCATACCATAGCTACATATCTACAAAACTCATTTGTTCTTCCACACAACAGATCCAATAACCCTTGAATCTACTCCGTTCATCCCTGTTAGTTGATGACATCAGTTCCTCTTCTTATCTAATTCACGTTCTAAGGAAATAACAGCTCACCAGTATCGTCTCTATCTGCATCTCAGCACCAATTAACAGTCAAAAACCTGTCCAAATCTTCCCCATATTCTCATTTCAGTCTTGCACTGAGTTTCACGGCCATTAAACTAATCCCCTAGACAACACAACCAGAACAAGCGCATAATGAAAATAAAACTCAACACCCATCCCCATCACATCCAAATTCTACAAATTTCAATCCCAACTGTTTCAATCACAATCAACCCTTTCTTCTAAAGTGTTTTTCCTAACTCAAGCTATCTGAATCACATAAGAAGCTCAAATTACACCATTCAAATCATCAACAGCGAGAAACGTGAACAAATTTGCAGAAAATTAGTATTAATTTCGATAGTTTGTAGCCGAATCTTACCTGATGGGATCTGAAATTGAAGATGGACTAGGGTTTTACGAGAGGATCCTTTTTCCACTCGGTTCCAGAAATGATTTCTTCTCCTATCGACTGTCGGATCGGGTACGCGTAAGAGAGATCACATGGATATATTCTCGATTTGTTTTCCATACAATCACCATCAACCTTCcttgaatcattcaatttcagttTAGTCCCCCATCTTAAATATCTCTTTACCCATCAGAACTCAAACCAATCGACCACACAGCAGCCGCAATAGAGAggaggaagaaatgagaggacCTGAAGATTCTCTCACGATTTAGGTTTAGTGTGGGGGTATATATGGTAATTTGACCCGATATTTTGACTAGGTAAACGACCATTGACTCCATTATGCGGGTCCAAGGGGTGAAAATAAACGGTGAGGGCATTTTAGAAagtttgaaaaaaacgggggcaTTAATTTTATGGGTTtaaaaaaacgggggtattttatcaaaattcccaagaaaaaaagagaagaagaagagaataattttttttttcaaaactaaaaaatttcgattcccctcctgtttttgtttttgtttttgattttggttgataaattcatttaggttagatgtatatgattagatttatatagttattatgttagttttaatttaaattaaaataaagggtaaatgtgtatttacctaactttaggacaccccttataagtatagggaggttggcctaataagaccatgttctccaaaaaaaaaaccatggtccctaacaAATGGTTCATGAAAAGATGCCTTAGAAATTAATAGTACAACTCACACAGGCAATAGCACAACTCACTGATCATCAGTCCAACCAGCATTCTTCAAAGCCCAAGCACCTGGGAGGGATTGATTCGCAGGGCATGAGTTGACATGGACGTCCCAGCCTGGCCAGGTCTTTCACCACTCCAGTTTAGCTTTATACGCAAGCTTTAATAGTGTTGGGAAATATTGCTAAGTATTCAGTACTGCTGTTAGACGGACCTTACATTTAATTGGCAGTCTTAAAATGCCTTCAAAGATAGGTCTGGCTAATTTAACAGAAAGACAGCAATTCAAAGCAAGTCTTCATATGTATGCAAAAATCCATATAAAACTTGGATGCTTATCCAAAGGTTAATAACCATTTACAGTTGGAACATTTCCTTTTCTGAGGTGTTAGAAGTTAACATGCGAGTGCATTTGTAAGCGACAAATTTCTAACAAAAATATTGATATAAGCTAAGCACATCTCATAACACGGTGATGCTCCTGTAATTGACTCAGAGGGTGACTCCAGGAATTTTTTCTTAAAACTCTCAAAGAGACATGATATCACCTGCCAAAACACCTCAATATTGAAGAGGTAAGAGTGGAAGTAAGGAACTTCAGTCCAGCCGAACCTCCTGGGAAGTAAGATAGTGCATAATATGATAGTGCAAGTACCTAGCAGGATTGGGACGACAACAGCTCATTGTTAATAAATTCTTCGAGAAAACGAAGAGAGGGAGGGAGGGAGATCAAAAATTCTATACCTGCAATACTGAGAATAATACAGAGAGAATGTAACTGTGAAGCACCATTGATACGTAAATTGTACCAACCATACTGCCAAAGAACCCCAGTGTAAAAGGAAGTCtctgtaaaaataaaaaaataaaagataaaagtgATTATTTTGTTTCCATCGGCAAGAAAAAGTAGGCAAATGAAGGAAATAACTAAAAGCATTGCTAACATACTTCTCTGGTTGTCATGTGTAACAGCTGATCTTTTGGCCCTTTAAGAGCAAAAAATGATCCTATAATGAAGGCGCAGCCAATGGTAAAGCAGGTAGCGAACTTCTGAGGCATCAGCACCATGACGGGTAAAAACATGGTGAAcgcaatgaaaacaaaaaatactcCAGCCCCTAGGAGCAGCCCGAAGTACATGAGAGATTTCCCTGAAGGAACATTACTAGTGGCTGAGTGAAAACTCCCCGACAAATCCTTCGCTCCTTTAGAAAACCTTAAAGATCAAGACAAGTCGGAAGTTAAAAATACAAATAGTGGATGCAGGATAACTCGTGAATGAAAGACACAAGTCATAAGACAACCCTAGAAGCAATAGCATATGGAAAAACATACAGATAGGACTTTGTATCTAACCAAAACAGTTTCTAATGTGTGTAAAGCGTTAATTAAGCAATATCACATTTCTGTAGAGTCACTACATCTAAAGATTATCAAACCTACGCCCTCCTGCACAAATTACAATACCTCACCACCTTCTTACTGAACTTTGTGTTTGGAAGCCTTTTAAATGCCTTTAGAGCAAGTTTTCAGAGGATGGGCACTTTTTGAGCACAGAATATCGAATATGCTTAGCCAAATGGAGTAGATGTCAAGGACATAAAAGCAAAGAAAGCTCTGAAATGTCCCCCATGAGAGTCTCATGACTGGTTAATTGAATAATAAATTTAAACATGCATTCCTCCTCATGCCAACAGCTCCAGTGTATAACCCTATTCTACATTCATAGCCACCAAAATCTCATACCAACTATCAGCAGTCAGAAAATCTTTATATTTCAGTCATGTTCTGCCTCAAATATACAGGTCAAGGATTAATTACGCATTAAGATCGATTATAGAATGTGGCATAGTTATCCAACCAATTGACAACATGAAGCAACTTTGCTCTGAAATTAAAGACGATAGGAAATCCATGGAGTTCATCAGTGCAGGTCAACACACAAATATTTGAAAGCCACCAGAATTACAGAAATCAACtgctccctccgtttcaaaaagataggcatgtttcatgtacaaattacacatgaaataagcctatttttttgaaacggagggagtacaagtCTACAACTATCCAAAAGACAAACGGGAGAAACAGGTAACCTCTAGGTTCTAAAGTCGAGTATAAATATCTTCTCTCCTCAGAAAAACATGGTGAACAATATAAACCATGCCTTTTTTCACCGGGCATTGTCACCACTGGTTCTAAACTTTAGTTGTTTAACGCCCTTTTTCCTCGAAAAAAACAGGGTTAATCATATAAACCATGTCCCTTCTTATACTGCATGATGTTGCCACCAGGCCCACCACTAGTTGCAAATACTAGTTGTTTAATACCCTAGATGTTCAAGCAGCATCACCAGAACCTAAGAAGTCAATATAGCTAATTGCCTAATTGTGAAACGAAAAGAACCTACCTCCATCTTGATACCTACACTGTTAACTAAATCCCTGTATTAAGGAACCATTGTTACATGTTCATATTCTGAATGATCAAAAAGAAGAAGCAAGAATTTCTCTTGCAATTTCAACTACCATCTCATTTGCTTTACAAAGACATACCATGCTGAAATACATAAGTACCCAATTAGACATTTTTCACCACCTATCGTCCTAATTATTCTCAGTTCACTACACAACACAAATCACTTACACTTAAGCATCATAACCTTTGCTCCCACCTACACCACATTATCTTTATTTCTTTAAGTTTCAAAATACTCATTCTTACTATTAATACGACAAATCCGGATTCGGTATCAAACAATATAACCATCAACTAAAATCCTTCAACTATGTCTGTATATTATGTGATCAAGGACTCTAATTTTCAACTAAAAGAGTTACCAATTtgaaaaaacaaagaaatattAAATGTTTAGACCATCAAAAATCCTTCAACTATGTCTGTATATCATGTGATCAAGGACTCTAATTTTCAACTAAAAGAGTTACCAATTtgaaaaaacaaagaaatattAAATGTTTAGACCATCAATCGGAATTCTAAAACAATGTGAGGATATTATGTgatcagaaaccctaaaattcaacTAAAAGCATTAATCACCATCTCATGATAATTACGTATTATAAGCAAATAAATATTAACCCTAGATAAAACATAATAATATTAAATTTCAGGTTCATGTTCGATCGATCTTACAAACTGAAGCCACCAGTGACTTTATCATTTGCGGTTTTAACAGCAGCTTCGATGTCAAAACCTAAACCAGAAGAATCTTCGGATTCTCTTGAAGCAGCATAAGAATTCCAATCAGCGAGAATAGATGAAGATGAACTTTGACCTACTTCCTCTTCGTATACCGATCCTCCCGAGAACCAAGCTTGTGCTGCATTCTTCATTGCTTCTCAATTTCATTCAGCGGAAGAAAAAAACGAGGAGATCGATAATTGTTTAAATTGTTACTGCGAGATTGCGGGAATAGATCAAATTATTACGGTTTGCAGCATCTAAGTTTCTCTGAGTGAGAGTGGAGCAAAaggaggagaaaaagaagaagccaATTTTGAGAGATGAGTTTTTATTACTAAGAAGGTAGCAGCGCAGcattaaaaagagaaaaatattgttcaatcttttttaggtgggcccatgttaGTTTGGTCCTTTGGAAAAacgtgtttggtccataattatttaaaaatattatatggatAAAAGTACCTTtcactgttaatttctacttatttttttttgtaccagttcattcttcaaaatgaacacttgttaatttctacttattttttttttcagaaatcacctaaaaaaaccagagttcattccagaaataaactccatataaaatctaaaaaacacagagttcattccagaaatgaactccatataaaatctataaaaacagagttcattccagaaatgaactccatataaaaacctaaaaaaaaacagaattcatttatggaatgaactccatataaaaacctaaaaaaaaacagagttcataaaaacctaaaaaacagagttcattccagaaatgaactccatataaaaacctaaaaaacagaattcgttccagaaatgaactccagcatcatcatcttcgtcgtcttcaacaacaacagaaataaattcttcgtcatcttcaacaacaacaacaacaatgaacttcatcaataatatcataaacaacaacatcataaacaaacaacaacatcttcgtcatcttctttgACAACAGAAACAATAACATCATAAACAAACAacaacatcttcgtcatcttctttgacaacagaaacaacaacatcataaacaaacaacaacatcttcgtcatcttcttctacttcaacaccatcatctttatcaaaaaagagaaagaaaaacaagaagaaaagtagatctgaaacatcaacaaaaatcatctccatcatcttctttcaacaGCAACACCAATACTATCGTCTTCATCGAAACATCATCTCCATCGTCttctttcaacaacaacaacagatcaaatcaccatcgtcttcatcgaagaaaaaaaaagtagcagaaaagaaaaagaaaaaagaaatggagagaaaaaaactagatctgaaaaaaaaaaggaagagagAGAATGTAAAAATAAAGATAAGATATTTTCTAGGATTTTTTCTATATATGTGGTCCCAAAAGGATATTTTTGTCACCACacaatgacaattacatcatccatgacgtcatcgtaggaccaaactataatatatttttccaaaaaggaccaaacagacacatgactgagtcaactggactagactctctctaatatattatttctaggactaaATGATATTTCCTACCAGTAAAAACTGATGATTCAACAACGCTAGGGTACCCGTGCGTGCCGGGCTTTACCGAAGCCTCAGAGCGTCCACAATCAcgtgagtataaccaaagatcaaaaactAAAAAATACCAAATTTTTAAGTTTACAGTCCGCGGTAAAGTTTAAACACATCGGGAGTGGAGCAAATTATAGTCAAGCGCTCGTTTAATCTCCGCTCACTTAGAGGCGAATGTATAAACCTCGTTTCACTCAGAGGCGAACGTATTGTACACTCCTGGATGGGGCGTAGATAATACTAACGCCTGGTATCACACGAACGAATAATTACGCCCCCAGTGAAACGAATCCAGTGGTCACCGCCGTGTTACAGGCTTTAACTATATCTTCGCATTGTCATGCATTAATTATACCTTCGCCCCATCCAGGCGTAAACTAAATCTCCACTCGAATTTCAGACGTACACTATACCTTCGCCTGATGAGGCGTTAACTATACCTTTGCATGTTTCAGGCGTGGTTTATACATCTGTTTTATTATGCACATGAACAATTCGTGGGTGTGAACGTAAATAGAATTCCACATAAGAGGATAAGTGggtttcttctctcttttctcaACACTTCTCAATTCTTCTCAACATTTCTACACACTTCAACACTAAGAATAAAACTCGTCCATAATCTTCATTTTCCAATCTCTCTTCCAATTTTAGCTTAAGTTCATGAATAAATTAATGAAAAGAAGGTATCTAACTCAACCCGTTATTAGTTTTAATGTTACAACTAATTTTTCCAGGGTTTTGTAAAATTCAATTTTGTTATAGTATTTTGTTAATTGGGTTTGTAGGAATGTAATTGAATATTAAAGTTATGATTATGGTACTTTTTAATAAGGTTTTGTAAATTTTAATTGTTAAATTGTGTTTAATTCTTAGCTAGGTTTTTGAAGTTGTAAATTAGGTTTTAAAGGATTAATTTGAATTGGGATTCAATAATTGGAGTTGGGTTTTGGTTAATTTCATGTGTTCAGAGATGGATATGTTTGTCGTACATGTAGAAGACCTAATATGTGTATGTAAATTGAGTTAAAACAATATAGATGGATATGTTTGTTGTACAAAATCTAAtttgtgtgtatggatgtttttGGAATTATAGGATTTTGAATTATGAATATATATGAATTTATGGAACAATGTATGTTTATGAAATTGTATTgtattgttgattatttaattatAGGTAGATTTTGTTATggatgaaatttgaattttgtaggattgaatagagttgattaCTCGATTTAGAAGATTACTCTTTTAACTTGGCAAGTAGTATATATCTTGAATTTATGAATGTTTGTAGAGTTGATTTGTTTAGATGATTACTCTGAAATTTGTATTTTTTGTGGATTTATGAATGTTTGTAGAGTTGATTTGTTTTGATGATTACTCTTTTAATGATGAAATTTGTATTTTTGTGGATTTATGATTGTTTGTAGAGTTTTTCGTTTGCATAAATAAGTAATCGGGCTACGGCGAGATTCGGTCGTCAACAAAAGGACAACAAGAAACCTTAAGTTGTTGAGGAGCGTGATACAATCCATGTGGAGGTCTATGTTCCAGGATTTGGTAAGTACCATGTAATAGAAGATGGTAAGAAGCACAGGTCGATGGATATTACATATACACAAGATCAGAATTTTAGTTATCATCACCGTGGTTTCGTCATCTCAGTCATTGGGCACTACAAGGACATTACAAAGCACGGTCCTAGATTTCAATACATAATTGAAAATGCAGGATGAAAAAAAATTGACCATGGACATAGAAAAATCTTGTCATTCGTTGATTAATTATTTTGTTGAGCGTTTTTGGGATACAACGAacatttttcattttccttttGGTGAATTGGGGTTCACACCACTTGATTGGGTCATGTTGACAGGATTGAGTATTGGTGTCGGGGTTTATatcactttttcttttcttttttgaagcatgagaAACGGAAAAACATGCTTAGATAGCTATTACATGTGGGTATCTTGTACCCACAGAGTCATTTAATATAATTTGGTTGATAAAAGGTGTGATGGCATGTACCCATATTGTTGTTGATAAATTTCCTACTTGGGTTCCGTTTACTGCAAAGTTGCGAGGCCATCTGTTGCTTGATTCCCATCTAAAATTGTGTTGAATATCACAAAGAGGGATTTGTCGCATTCTTTGTTTTATTTCAGTAATCATTTCTGCAATATACCACGGAGATTCAGCGTCTGTTTTAATGAAGCGCATCAGATTTTCCGAATTCGtctcaaaaataatttttggTCATTGTCTCTCTATTGATATTCTTGATGCTAGCAGAGTTGCCCATGCTTTGGCTATTAGCACGGTAGTTATTCCAAGTGGTTGCGCGAGAGCCATCACAGTTTGAGCACTCAAATCCCTGCAAATAAAATCTGCACCCACCATTCCTGGATGTCCCTTAGCAGACCCATCCGTGTTGATATTTATCCAATCTGGTCCACCCAGCTAATATTATAGTTGTTGCTCTGATATTTGTTGTTGCTTCAGGGTCTATGCCAGGATGTTTTCCGGGGGGGAGGGTATGGTGTTGTTTGAAAACTAATTCATTTTTGGATGTCTAGAGGTTCCAGAGAAGAAAACAGAAAGGTGATACATAGGGGGTATGTCTAGCGTCTTACAGAATTTGTGAAATGGTTGTTTGATGTttatatatgttagagcactgctcggtcgaactcgcatgcgttgctatctcaagcatgcttgtcaatgttagtgatcaaaactataagtcttgatttctagtctacttatagctaagtctcggactaggatagaaagtgtagttgagctcaagactccatggcgatcatcatacaaagacgaagaactactcaaggaactggtggaactttatcgactaaaaggtatgtggagacttgaacttatctatcactcaaaagtctatctaatctatctcctatcttgagacaaaagtcgttttgctatatagactttgattatacacatttcttatttcgagccgagtttatctcgcttatctatttctcgaaatatgtgttggtaagctttcgctttggccaagttcatctttactagtgaccaAAGTCACatcaagtttcaattacttgaaaattgctttgacgaaaaattgtgtgtgaacaacaactatataacgtcctctaagaatgtttcaatgattgaaatgagagtttagattatataaccatggttggatataagcattgtgtgggaactcatacatgtataagtctgaagatgggggaaaacgattcgctggtttttcagggaattgaagagccgagcgtgttgtcgagactcctcaactgagcaaactattcaacctcacacagatgcattgcaaagcgagtgcttagattcgagagatcaatctgtaggactccggcctaaactaagtcaatggtcgttccagaatcaataggtcgcaaagagggagatgggttgatctgtaggagggaagctgagaattgtgtgggaccaatgatgatcaaggattgtggatgtgttgaaggtttctgcaatttctgtgaactgatgagttcgaataagttctggtagattgatgaattcttgagagtaattgctcgaaaaaatctgtgtagacgaatgttgtcttcaatcatggattcagaaacttatttatattgtcagaatagtaaaaccttgatccctgtaagtgtgacggtttcttgagtgaaagagtaggaagtgggaaatcgtggtgaaaccagttccaggtcgtatggagacttggttaaccgtccacccactactttgctaactccttcaaccatttgcacgacttactcacatttctcatcgtggatgaatccacgtgccgtaggccgccagaccaaaaccctaattgacatccccccatgtgacgtgattgatgtctcacgaatcgtggagtctgcatgatagacgtgtattttattagtcagttgttgactgattagacaatgagtctaagttttgttgaatcgagcatgagtgatcaaatgctcgatgattcatggattgaacatgttagacgttcttagatattgctcttctgagcaaatattataaattcgagcaactgagcatctgaatatcgatagttggatcaatacttGAGCAACTGAGCgagtattgctcagttcgacgaattactgaatattgatagttagatcaatattcaagtaactgagcaagtattgctcaattcgacgaatttttattggtgacgtgacccaacaaaatattaattaaaatattggtagactaccgaatattatataattaatccagatgttgattgctggatcaacataaatttattagtgtttgaacttgctcagaatgatgattttgtggagcgtttgttcaaaaccctaattttttgatcaatcgttCATCAAATTGGTGAATTTTTGAAAATAgatcatgagtgagggagggaccgaccacacgaAATGAggagtccatgtggtgcccaagtgctcgagtgagcatgcaccagggttctgggttgaccagttggtgaaagaatgatgattaaatgccggtttcatcatttattgaaatagcgctcgattgagcattaggtaataaaacctaattgtggaaaagtgagggaccaaccaagagggcatgaaaccggaccttggtggttgtgggaccaacggatggtcgtttgagcaaattccaagttggttggaaagagtttggacccaatatgagcaattgagcaaattaggtcaaaatcataagaatgtgtgggaccggctcattgcaagccttaaggccggccttggtcggtcaaggaagcatcacgtgtcaccataatgtccgtgtctcagtcctgagagtttcggcattttctgatgtgcgtttgagcaatattttgaattttcagaagagttcaatctttgactgaaattcttgattttgctcgaatgagcaagtagaactttgctcgtttgatcaaaatttggaaaatattaaaataataatattttaatatttggcatGAGTAGCCTactcggtcatgtgaccatttgacgttttggctttttcatggtttgagcaatatttgagaaaatatgaagaaatcatgatttttactcaaactgaggagtttcatgagatgagggaactaacaattatgaaagactagggattgtaaggtgtgggaccggccacggctagggcatggccggccatccaggtagcccggtccctcaacacctttccctatttttattatttttcataaaaccgtgaaaatatggagaaaccatgagttttgctcaaacaagg
This is a stretch of genomic DNA from Papaver somniferum cultivar HN1 chromosome 1, ASM357369v1, whole genome shotgun sequence. It encodes these proteins:
- the LOC113301700 gene encoding protein transport protein SFT2-like; amino-acid sequence: MKNAAQAWFSGGSVYEEEVGQSSSSSILADWNSYAASRESEDSSGLGFDIEAAVKTANDKVTGGFSLFSKGAKDLSGSFHSATSNVPSGKSLMYFGLLLGAGVFFVFIAFTMFLPVMVLMPQKFATCFTIGCAFIIGSFFALKGPKDQLLHMTTRERLPFTLGFFGSMVGTIYVSMVLHSYILSVLFSVLQVLALSYYALSYFPGGSAGLKFLTSTLTSSILRCFGR